One Drosophila nasuta strain 15112-1781.00 unplaced genomic scaffold, ASM2355853v1 ctg269_pilon, whole genome shotgun sequence genomic window, TTCACAGTAGTTTTGCTAGGGATCCGAAACAcaccaaatttatatttttattgtagcAACGCTTTCCGTTAGACGAGCTCTCATCGAAACCGgttatcagcagcagctgtcatCCCTTAACGGAACGAGTAGGTAGCTCGGAAAAGTATAAATAGCTGGCAATATTCgagttttgtgtgtgaaaCAGTGAagttagaaataataaataaaaatgtctgGTCGTGGTAAAGGTGGCAAAGTTAAGGGAAAGTCAAAGTCTCGTTCCAACCGCGCTGGTCTTCAGTTCCCCGTTGGCCGTATTCACCGTCTGCTTCGCAAGGGCAACTATGCCGAGCGTGTTGGTGCTGGTGCTCCTGTGTACCTGGCTGCTGTGATGGAATACTTGGCTGCTGAAGTTTTGGAGTTGGCTGGTAACGCAGCCCGTGACAACAAGAAGACTAGGATTATCCCTCGTCATCTGCAATTGGCCATCCGCAACGATGAGGAGTTGAACAAACTGCTTTCGGGTGTCACCATTGCCCAGGGCGGTGTTTTGCCTAATATTCAGGCTGTTCTCTTGCCCAAGAAGACCGAAAAGAAGgcttaaattcaaatttaaactCGCATATAACACAAATCAACTAAAACCCAAAACGTCCTTTTCAGGACgaccaaatatttattaaagagaatcattttttttaatatacttaagTAATTATATCGATATTCGTTCAGAAATGCTGTATTGAGTATCTTCACATGAGCAAAGAATCTACACTGCTCACGTGGTACAGTTGTGTCAAAAAGTGTCTTAAAATGTCGATtttcacatatgtatgtaagcaAAGTATTTGCACTGAACACGAGGTACAGTTGTGTCGAAAAGTATCGTAAAATGTTTAACACGCTGCATCggtaaactataaaaatattttttgaggATTTTTTACTAATGAacacaatataataaatttttagaaaaaatgttaaaagccattaaattatgtatttacaaGTCGCCGTGTAAAAACaacttatttgtttgtatCGTAGAATTTAACTGAGACAATCTGAATGAAATTGAGGAAATTATTCTTTCTATCTACAATTTTTAGTGCTGTTTTAGTTtcgttgtttacttttatttaatagttaaaatatattgattatCTTCTCTTTTAGTGAATGTTTTGGTGGTCCTGAAAAGGACCGATTGATGTGGGTTTTGAGTTTGTACTTTGTAGTAGATACAAATTTTCTTAGCCGCCGAAACCGTACAGAGTGCGGCCTTGCCTCTTCAGAGCGTACAAGTTAACAAGCAACTCTCTACACGAACTGCCCTCGCATGCGCAGGCCAGCAAGTGCTGTAGCGACCCGCGCACACAAAGTCTCATGTGTCACAACGACTGTTTGTGCCACAATACGCTGAGCAAGCAGCGACGGATTTGTAGGAGGAGCTGCTTGCCAGTACTTTTTCCGCTGGCATTCTTAGAGTTTagcattaaaatgtttatttgataagtttcagttttgttctGCCCTTCAGCTTTAGCTGTCTGAATAAATCTCCGGCACTAGCCGCAATTAAATCGAATCTTTATTTGATAAAAACTTCATAGAGCCACAAGGCCTATGATTGAAGAGGAACAGTTTCCTCCAACGTAAATCTACTTCCCAGGACTGAGGACATCGCCTTGGAACCAGAGGAGAGACTAACTTAATAACTGGCGCCCAACGGATAATATTAAGAACCAAAAATACCCAAAGAAACATGT contains:
- the LOC132797820 gene encoding histone H2A-like, with amino-acid sequence MSGRGKGGKVKGKSKSRSNRAGLQFPVGRIHRLLRKGNYAERVGAGAPVYLAAVMEYLAAEVLELAGNAARDNKKTRIIPRHLQLAIRNDEELNKLLSGVTIAQGGVLPNIQAVLLPKKTEKKA